A stretch of DNA from Ignavibacteriota bacterium:
ACTTCTACAAGTTAGAAGCGACAACGACCGATGAAAAAGGAAACCGGAATACGTTCAACAATATCAAGAAGATGATGTTGATGAAGTAACGCCACGTGCTTATCAAAAGCGCAGGTTGGGAACAACCTGCGCTTTTTTTTGTTTGCACACCGAGAAGGCTTTTCTTACATTCATGCCACTATTTTTATCAAATGAAAAAAAATAATCTTATAGGATTCACACTCAACGAACTGGAGGCGTTTGCGCTTTCTCTCGGCGAGAAGAAATATCGCGGTAAACAATTGTTTGATTGGTTATACGTGAAAGAAGCAAATTCATTTGATGAAATGACATCGCTTTCGAAGCAAGTACGAGAAAGTTTATTTTCACATGCCGAACTGAAGAGAATTCGACTGGCTGATATTCAGGTATCATCTGCGGATAAGACAACGAAATATTTGTTTGAATTATTTGATGGCAAACGAATCGAGAGCGTGCTGATACCTCCGAAAATTGCATTTCAAAATTCTGAGGCAAAAGAGGAAGAAGAACAACAGCGACTTACGCTGTGTATTTCCACGCAAGCGGGTTGTCCGTTAGATTGTAAATTTTGTGCAACGGCTTCAATGGGTTTTCTTCGAAATGTTACAGCGGGAGAAATTGTCGACCAAATATTTCAGGTGAAGACACATTCAGGAAAACAGATTACCAATGTTGTGTACATGGGAATGGGTGAACCTATGCTCAATTATGACAATGTAATGAAGTCGACGGAGATAATTACAACAGGGATGGGAATAGCGGCTCGGAGAGTTACAATTTCGACGGCAGGATGGGTTCCGGGAATAAAGCAAATGGCTGATGAAAAAAGAAAGGTGAAACTTGCTGTCTCGCTTCATTCACTCGATGATGCAGTTCGAACTGCCATCATGCCGATTAATAAGAAATATTCTCTTGGTGAAACACTACGGGCAGTAGAATATTATTACCAGAAAACAAAAATTCGGGTAACGTTCGAATATATTTTATTCAAGGGAATTAATGACCGAGATGAGGATGCTGTCAAACTTATAAAACTTTCTAAACGAATCCCATCGAAGATGAATATCATACCGTTTCATTCAATTCCATCGGTCGCACAGCATGAACTACACTCGACGCTTCGCCCGTCATCAAAAAAAAGAATTGACGATTTTGTCGAATTATTAAGAAAGCAAAATGTTACCGTGTTTGTTCGAAGTAGCGCAGGGGAAGATATTGATGCAGCGTGCGGACAATTAGCTGTATGGCACGAACAAAAAATAAACCATGCATCATTAGTTCAGGCACACCAACTGAAGGTGGCTTGAAAATTATTCTGGATTTTACTATTCTTTTTTGAAATAAGGAACATAGATGAGAATTATATTATTTGGACCTCCCGGAGTCGGGAAAGGAACACAAGCAAAAATTTTAGCAGCCAGATTGCATATTCCGCATATCTCTACCGGTGATATGCTTCGTGAAGCAGTTACTTCAGGAACTGAGATTGGAAGAAAAGCCAGAGAAATCATGGATGCCGGTCAGCTTGTTTCAGACGACATTATGATAGGAATTATCAGGGTGGTTCTGCAATCTCCAAAATGTTCAAAAGGATTTATTTTGGATGGTTTTCCGCGAACCGTTCCGCAGGCTGAAGCACTTTCTAACTTAATGAAAGAATTGGGATTATCATTTGATGCCGTGATAATCATGGACATTGACCATGAAGAAGTTGTCAAGCGGTTGAGTTCAAGACTGTCGTGTAAAGGTTGCGGAACGATTTATAATCTATTACTTGATTCTATCAAGGATGATTCTCCTTGTCCGAAATGCGGCGAAGAACTAATATTGCGTGAAGATGATAAACCCGAAACGATACGTAAACGGTTGGATGTCTATGTTCGTTCAACTTCTCCCGTCAAAGAATATTACCAACGAGCAGGCGTGTTGAAAAGTGTCAAAGCAACCGGTTCGATTGATGAAGTAACAGATGCGATTGTGACCTTGTTAAAGCCCTGATATGTTCAACTGGCTCGAGTGCCGGAATCGCCCGGTGATTATCGCACATCGGGGCGCATCTGCCATTGCACCGGAAAATACACTTGCGGCGTTCTCCCTCGCGATAGATGCAGGTACTGATGCGATAGAATTAGATGTTCAACTCAGTAAAGATAATAGTGTCGTTGTTATTCATGATTTCAGACTCAACCGAACAACGAACCGTAGCGGAGTTGTCAAACACTACGGCTTGCACGAACTCAAACAGTTGTCAGCAGGAAGTTGGTTCAGTGCAAGGTTTGCCGGAGAAACTATTCCGACACTGGAAGAAGTACTTTGGCTCGTTCGCGGTCGTGTTGGAATCAATATCGAACTAAAGCATCGAGGAACAACAAGGGATGGAGAAACTCTCGTTGAAAAAACAGTTCAACTCATTGAACATTCCAAAGCAGAGCACTATTGCCTGCTTTCATCTTTTCAACATTCATTAGTTCGGTATGCACATCAGTTAAATAACAAGATATCTTCAGGATATTTATGCCAAACGCTCTCCCTTGCAGGAAATTTATTGAATGTCTCATCGAAAAGATTTTCTCCACAATTTATTTTTTGCAGCAAGTACCTTGCTAGGAAAAAAATGTACGCTCGTTTTCGGCAAAAGGGATTGATTACAGGAACCTACACAATTACTACAGAAAAGGATTTGCAAAAGGCGCTTCGGTATGAAACCGAATGTCTTTTTACTAATAATCCTGCTGAAACATTGTCGCAACTAAAAAATACCGCGTTTGGGTGATTGATTCGACTCGATTTTTTAGTTAAATTAACAAACAAGAAGAAAAAGACGTATATTTTTCCAACTTACTATTTTCATTTTCTATAAGGATTAACAATGAATAAAACATTTACAATACTTGTAATATTTCTTATGCTGATTTCGGCTTCAGTAACTGTAGCTCAAGACACCAGTGATATTGCATCGAAGATCAAATCTTACGGAGATGCTGCTGTGAAAGGTTGGTTAGGACCTTTTGAGGATGCTTTTGGCGCCGGGATGAATTCCGGGTGGTATCAAACTGCTAACGTTGATGATGGATTATCACTTTTTGTTGGTGCGAAATTTATGATAGCACCGGTTCCAGACGAATCTAAATATTATTTTAATTCAGTAAGTGGAAAAAACGAGCCTACGTTTTTTGGACCTGATAGCGGTTCTGGTTTAAAGGGTACAGGATTGAGTTATGGTGGGTTTCTAACACCGCAACTTACTATTGGAAATTATTATGGCACGAGAGTAATGATTCGATTTTTACCGACAGTTACAATAGAGGATGTCGGCGATGTTTCATTTTTCGGATTTGGAGTTCAGCATAGTATCAGCAAACATCTTCCTGCAGAATTACCGGTAGATCTTGCCGCCGCTTTTGGATACCAATCATTCAAAGTTGGTTCTGTACTGGATGCTTCTTCATTTATGTTCGGAGCGCAGGCGTCAAAGAGTTTTTCGATTATTGATTTGTATGCAGGCTTAGCCTATGAATCTTCTTCAATGACGGTCTCTTATACTTATAATCCTCCTGCACCTGCTTCACCTACCAATATTTCATTTGATTTGGAAGGGAAAAACAATTTCCGATTCACAGCAGGTCTCAATGTCAATTTATTTATTTTCAAACTTCATGCTGACTACTCGCTCGCCTCACAGCCAGTTGCGACAGTGGGGATCGGTTTGGGTTGGTAATACAATAACATTTAGAGTAATACACAATTCAAAGCCACTCTGTTAATAAAGACAGAGTGGCTTTTTGTTTAGTTGAAAACAGTCAATTGGTATTCTCAAGTAGTACAATTTATCAAGAAGTATTTTTGTGCGAGAATTTTCTTTGCTGACTCCTAACCGATTGAAATCTGTTTAGGCGTTATGAATAAAGGCTTGCTTTTATCAACGTGCGAAAGATAGAGTATCTGTGTGATGTGAATTCATCCGAGAATTGAAAAAATTAAAAGGTGTTTTCCGGTACCATGTTCCGATGGGGAGATTGTATTTGGAAAGCATCTTTTTTTTGTATATTAAATCAGAAAGAGGAACAATCCGACATGAGTGTTTGCCGGATTACGACTCACAGTATCTATTATTATTTTAGCTAACAAGTCAATTAAGAAATCGTATGGCATTAGGACAGAAACCTGAAATGAAGCCTGTCGTCGGCAAGCCGTTATCTGCCGCGGCCGATGATAAAAGGCAAATCGTTGGAACACATCTACGCAATGCAGATAAATATATTAAGGAAGGGAAACTTGCTGATGCAAAGGAAGAATTAAGAAAAATTCGGGAACTTGACCCGAACAACGCATACGCGTTTGCCTTTTTAGAACGTATCAATGATTTGGAGAAACAGAAAAAAGGAGATGTCGCAACGCCAGTGCAATCTGCGATTTCTTCCGCACAGGCTACTCCTTCTGTTGCAAAACCTGTCGTTCCGGAACAGCCGAAGACAATAAACATTGAGGCGCTGAAGGTAGAGATAGAGAAGAAAATCGAAGAGGAATACCGGGAACGTTTTACAAAAGAAATTCAAAAAGCAGAACAAGGGTTGTTGGAAGAACTTGCACGCGAAGAAGAAAAACATGCGGAAGAGCGGACTCAACTTCTTGACCAGATACAGAAGGAAAAGGCGACATTTCAGAGTAAATTAGAGCAACAATTTCAATTGAAGTTGCAGGAGGAAGTGCAAAAAGCGCAGACGAAGTACCGGGAACAATTTGAGGCTGAGAAAAAACAAGCGGAACGTGAAATCAAAACGCAGGTCGAAACTCAATATCAGTTAAACTTGAAAGAACTTGAAGCACTGATGGAGGAGGAGCGGAAGTCGCTTGAGCAGAAAGAAAAGCAAACGATTGAAGCGATGAAGAAGCAACTCGATGCTGATTTCTCCCGGAGATTAACAACAGAAATTGAAAACGTAAGGAAGTCTTCGAAATCTCAGCAGGAGCAAATGCGTTTATCGCTTGAGGATAACCTGAAAAATCAATTCAAAAAAGATATGGAAGCACAGGTTGCTCAGGAACGAATTGAAATTGAGGGAAAGTTCCGTGCAATGCAAAAGGAAGTCGAACAGAACTTCAAAGAGAAGCATCAGCAGGCAGTAAAGGAAAGCGAGCGGCTTCTTGAACAGCGGCTAAAAGAAATGCGGGAGAAAGAACAAAAGAAGTTCGACGATAAACGGATTGAAATACAGAAAACCCTGGAGCGGGATTATCAACAGAAGTTAGAGGCGCAATCAGAAGAGGAAAAGCGAAAGTTTGAAGAAAAATCTCAGCAGTTGGTTGAGCAGGAACGAAAGCAGTTCGATAAAGAGAAAAAACTGTTGTTAGAACAGGAACAGGTAAAGTTAGAAAAACTTCGTTCCCAGTTAAAGATGGAACAAGAAAGCGAACTTGCCGAACGCATGGAGCAGGCTCAGTTTGAAATTGCTCAATCATATGAACACCGGATGGAGTTACTCGGTTTTCAATCACCGAAAACCCGGGACGAAAAAATAAAACTCTACCATGATAAAGTATGGGATGCATGGAAGGAAGGACCGTTGACATTGGAAAAGGCTCAGCGGCTGATGGAGTTACAGGAAGTTTTGGGACTTGGTTTTGATGACCATGCAGAAATCGAGTCGGATGTACGGCTACGTTTGTATGTAGAATCAGTTGAACAAGGATTGAGAAGCGGGAAACTCAAAGCACAGGATGTAAAAGCGTTGGACGATTTGAAGAAACGGTTCGATATTACAACCGAGGAATCTCAGAATCTGGAACCTCTTATCCTGCAAGTATTTCACCGTGCTTCAGCCAAAGGAACAATTCTCTTGGTTGATGATGACGAAACCTTGCTGAATATTATCAGCGACAGATTGCAAGAGATTGGGTACAATATTATTCCGATGTCAACATTAGCGGAAGCAACGACCTTTATCGAATCGAACACGGTTGACCTGATTCTCTCTGACATTCGTTTTCAAGGTGAGAAAATTGACGGCTTCACATTTTTCAAACGAGTGCAGCAACACGCACATCTGCGAAAGATCCCCTTTATCTTTATGAGCGCGCTTGATGAAGGATTGTTTATCCGCACCGGAGTTCAACTCGGCGTGGATGATTACCTGACGAAGCCGATAGATATTGATTTACTTGCGGCGGTAGTTGAAGGAAAATTGAAAAAGTACCGAGCAATGATGGAAAGTTAATCTTCCTTACCGAAATAGAATAATAAAAAAGCCGACTCTTACGAATCGGCTTTTTCATTTTCCTGAGAAGAACAACTTATTGCTGTTGAAGTGAGAGTGAGGGAAAGAACTTCTTGGCTAACTCATAAACCCCGAACATTGCCGTGACGTATGCAAAATCTCCGAGTACGGAATTCCGAAAGAACGGAATAGCGGCAACATAACATTCTATCAAACCTGCAAACGTTCGCGGATACATTCCGTGCGAGGAAATCCAGACACCGAAATTTGTTACGATGAAAAAAAGAAGAGAGCCGAGAAGCGTCGCACCGATTGTCGTAGCAATTCCCCGGTGATTCCGAACCCATAATCCAATCACGCCTATTGCGGCAAAACTTCCATACACCCAAATCATACCACTGTAGAAGCCAAGGAAATAATCACTGAGAAATAACGCAACAAGGGGAACGAGGAATGTATGTTTCTTATCAAGGTAAACTCCGCCAAACAATGCCAATGCCGCAATGGGTGCGAAATTTACAGGATGAGGCACAAGTCTGGAGAAGGCAGCGAGCAGTATTAAACTAAAAGTAAATAAATATCGTGTCATGTTGTTCCTTAATTTGGTTCGGTGAAAAAATACAAAAGATAACTATGCAATGCAACTACCTGAGTTAACTAACCGGCAGTGATTCGCTGGTGTAGGCTTCTGTCGGTTCTGGTTGGGATTGCTTCATGTTCTGTCCGTCCGATAGTTTCCGGTTACGAATTATTTCATACATCACAAGTGCGCTTGCAACGGAAGCATTGAGCGATTGGACTTTGCCATACAGAGGTATTTTTACTACGAAATCGCATTTGTCTTTTGTCAGTTTTCTCATACCGGAGCCTTCACTTCCAATCACAAGAGCGATGGGCATTGTAAAATCAATTTGCGTGTAGAGTTTGGAAACCCCGGAATCGGTACCGACAATCCAAATGCCCTGTTTCTTCATTTCGTCCATGGTCTGTGCGATGTTGGTTACTTTCGCAATGAGCATATGTTCCGCAGCGCCGGCGGATGCTTTGACGACCGTTTGATTGACAGAAGCGGCATGATGCTTGGGAATGATGATGCCGTGTGCGCCTGCACATTCAGCAGTTCGGATAATCGCGCCAAGGTTTTGCGGGTCCTGGATTTCATCGAGGATAACTATGAATGGAATTTCGTTCCGCTTCTTAGCGATTTTCAAAATGTCTGAAACATCAGCGTATCGTTTTGTCCCGACTATTGCGACAACGCCCTGTGTTGTAGTATCGCTGACGAGTTCACGAAATTTATGCTTACCAACTTCCACAACCGGAACGCGGTTTTGCTTTGCCATCTTCTTAATTTTTTCGATGACCATTCCCTTCACACCGAACAGTATGACAATCTTCTCGATGAGCGTTCCTGCGCGCAATGCTTCCATCACCGGCTGGCGACCCGCAATCATGTTGACGTTCGGTTTTCTGTTTAAGACTGCGCGAGGTCTGTTGTCGCGCCGGGAGTCAACGCGTTCGGAAGTCAGTGGTTGAATGTCTAATTCATCTTCATCAAATTCATCATCTTCTTCATCGTATGAATCATCGAGGTCGGCGACTTCATCCTGTGCTTCAAACGTTCCTTCCTGTTCAAGTTCATCGTCCGGGAACGTTTCTTCGTTGTCTTCAATTATTGTTTTAACTTCAGTTACTTTCATTATAAACTCTGTTGATAAATGTTTGCTATAAAAACTTGTTATTTGGTAGAACGTTTTTCAATTATTCTTCCTGCATAAAACACAACAACTCCACCGATGAGGAGATATAATTCCCCCCACATATCGCCGTAAATTCCCTGCACCAATCCGAGCATGACAGACGCGATGCCCATTGCTTCAAGAAGTTTTGCAACCGGGTACATTCGTTTCATGGATGATGTACCTGTTCTTTCTCCAATAATTTTGTCAGGAGTTGTTGTTCACTGACTTTGTATTGGAAAGCAAATTCTTTGTTGATGAAGATGACGGGTATCCGTTCCTTATATGTTTCAAAATACTCATCCCCTTCGCGTATGGAAATTTCCCGTAGTTCAAACGGATATTTTGTCTGAACATTGATGACAACTGCTTTTGCCACGTCGCAAAGGTGGCAATCAGGCTTCGAGAGAATTTCAACAACGGTCATGCTTTTGCCGGTTGTGATTTTATTGAATTGTTCTTTTGTAGTAAAAAGAATCCGACGACACCGACTATAACAAGAAGAACCGAAAACAATTGTGCTTCTGTCAGGCCGAAGAGCAATCTCGGATTGATTCGAATAAATTCAACGGCGAGCCGTGCGCTTCCAGCAAGCATCAGATACAGCATAAATAACTGTCCGTTCTGTTTGAATGCTGTGCGGAATTTCCACAAGACAAGAAAAAGGAGAACGCCGGCAAGAAATTCATACACAGGCGCGGGATGCACGGGAATATTATCCGGGACAACACCGTTTACTCCGTACCGTGAAACTATTTCAGGAAAATTTCTAAAGGCGACCGAAGGCGGATATGTACCGTTTTCGTAGTTCGTTCCCCACGGCAGTTCCGTCGGGACTCCGTAATCGCCATCGCCTGCAAGATGACAACCGATGCGTGCTATGCCGTATCCAATCATTAACGCGGGCGCGGCGGCATCACACACGCGGAGAAACGGTATGTCCTGTTTCTTTGTGAAATAATAGAGAATAGCAGTGACGAGGAAGAATCCGCCGTACCACGTTAAACCGCCGGGAGAAAATATTGTATCGAACGGTGTACGTCCGAGTTGCTCAATATTCTCAAGCACATACAGCAATTTTGAACCGGTAACGCCCGCGAGAATTGAGATTACAACAATGAATGCCGAAGTATCAGCGGTAAACCACTTTGAAGATTTCTTCTGAAAAAGCGCGAAGCCGAAAAATCCTATAGCCACAAGAATTGCCAACGTTCTAATGCTCTGTGTTTCCAGCGAAGAGACAAATCCATCAATTCCGGATTCAATCAAATATGCAACAGAAAGCACGAAGACAAGAACGACATACATTGAGCGGAGAAACTGTGTCAATTCGGCGCTGAAATCATGAACCATGTATTTGCGGACGGTCTCTTTGTGCAGGATATAACTTGCAACAAAAAAACCGATTCCCATCATCAAGCCGAAACTATAGATGGTGATTGGTCCGATGGTAATGAGTCGAGGATACACTTTTTACTTA
This window harbors:
- a CDS encoding response regulator; its protein translation is MALGQKPEMKPVVGKPLSAAADDKRQIVGTHLRNADKYIKEGKLADAKEELRKIRELDPNNAYAFAFLERINDLEKQKKGDVATPVQSAISSAQATPSVAKPVVPEQPKTINIEALKVEIEKKIEEEYRERFTKEIQKAEQGLLEELAREEEKHAEERTQLLDQIQKEKATFQSKLEQQFQLKLQEEVQKAQTKYREQFEAEKKQAEREIKTQVETQYQLNLKELEALMEEERKSLEQKEKQTIEAMKKQLDADFSRRLTTEIENVRKSSKSQQEQMRLSLEDNLKNQFKKDMEAQVAQERIEIEGKFRAMQKEVEQNFKEKHQQAVKESERLLEQRLKEMREKEQKKFDDKRIEIQKTLERDYQQKLEAQSEEEKRKFEEKSQQLVEQERKQFDKEKKLLLEQEQVKLEKLRSQLKMEQESELAERMEQAQFEIAQSYEHRMELLGFQSPKTRDEKIKLYHDKVWDAWKEGPLTLEKAQRLMELQEVLGLGFDDHAEIESDVRLRLYVESVEQGLRSGKLKAQDVKALDDLKKRFDITTEESQNLEPLILQVFHRASAKGTILLVDDDETLLNIISDRLQEIGYNIIPMSTLAEATTFIESNTVDLILSDIRFQGEKIDGFTFFKRVQQHAHLRKIPFIFMSALDEGLFIRTGVQLGVDDYLTKPIDIDLLAAVVEGKLKKYRAMMES
- a CDS encoding glutaredoxin family protein, giving the protein MTVVEILSKPDCHLCDVAKAVVINVQTKYPFELREISIREGDEYFETYKERIPVIFINKEFAFQYKVSEQQLLTKLLEKEQVHHP
- the rlmB gene encoding 23S rRNA (guanosine(2251)-2'-O)-methyltransferase RlmB, with product MIAGRQPVMEALRAGTLIEKIVILFGVKGMVIEKIKKMAKQNRVPVVEVGKHKFRELVSDTTTQGVVAIVGTKRYADVSDILKIAKKRNEIPFIVILDEIQDPQNLGAIIRTAECAGAHGIIIPKHHAASVNQTVVKASAGAAEHMLIAKVTNIAQTMDEMKKQGIWIVGTDSGVSKLYTQIDFTMPIALVIGSEGSGMRKLTKDKCDFVVKIPLYGKVQSLNASVASALVMYEIIRNRKLSDGQNMKQSQPEPTEAYTSESLPVS
- a CDS encoding prolipoprotein diacylglyceryl transferase; this encodes MYPRLITIGPITIYSFGLMMGIGFFVASYILHKETVRKYMVHDFSAELTQFLRSMYVVLVFVLSVAYLIESGIDGFVSSLETQSIRTLAILVAIGFFGFALFQKKSSKWFTADTSAFIVVISILAGVTGSKLLYVLENIEQLGRTPFDTIFSPGGLTWYGGFFLVTAILYYFTKKQDIPFLRVCDAAAPALMIGYGIARIGCHLAGDGDYGVPTELPWGTNYENGTYPPSVAFRNFPEIVSRYGVNGVVPDNIPVHPAPVYEFLAGVLLFLVLWKFRTAFKQNGQLFMLYLMLAGSARLAVEFIRINPRLLFGLTEAQLFSVLLVIVGVVGFFLLQKNNSIKSQPAKA
- the rlmN gene encoding 23S rRNA (adenine(2503)-C(2))-methyltransferase RlmN encodes the protein MKKNNLIGFTLNELEAFALSLGEKKYRGKQLFDWLYVKEANSFDEMTSLSKQVRESLFSHAELKRIRLADIQVSSADKTTKYLFELFDGKRIESVLIPPKIAFQNSEAKEEEEQQRLTLCISTQAGCPLDCKFCATASMGFLRNVTAGEIVDQIFQVKTHSGKQITNVVYMGMGEPMLNYDNVMKSTEIITTGMGIAARRVTISTAGWVPGIKQMADEKRKVKLAVSLHSLDDAVRTAIMPINKKYSLGETLRAVEYYYQKTKIRVTFEYILFKGINDRDEDAVKLIKLSKRIPSKMNIIPFHSIPSVAQHELHSTLRPSSKKRIDDFVELLRKQNVTVFVRSSAGEDIDAACGQLAVWHEQKINHASLVQAHQLKVA
- a CDS encoding glycerophosphodiester phosphodiesterase, with protein sequence MFNWLECRNRPVIIAHRGASAIAPENTLAAFSLAIDAGTDAIELDVQLSKDNSVVVIHDFRLNRTTNRSGVVKHYGLHELKQLSAGSWFSARFAGETIPTLEEVLWLVRGRVGINIELKHRGTTRDGETLVEKTVQLIEHSKAEHYCLLSSFQHSLVRYAHQLNNKISSGYLCQTLSLAGNLLNVSSKRFSPQFIFCSKYLARKKMYARFRQKGLITGTYTITTEKDLQKALRYETECLFTNNPAETLSQLKNTAFG
- a CDS encoding adenylate kinase → MRIILFGPPGVGKGTQAKILAARLHIPHISTGDMLREAVTSGTEIGRKAREIMDAGQLVSDDIMIGIIRVVLQSPKCSKGFILDGFPRTVPQAEALSNLMKELGLSFDAVIIMDIDHEEVVKRLSSRLSCKGCGTIYNLLLDSIKDDSPCPKCGEELILREDDKPETIRKRLDVYVRSTSPVKEYYQRAGVLKSVKATGSIDEVTDAIVTLLKP